A region of Sphingomonas sp. DNA encodes the following proteins:
- a CDS encoding glutamate--tRNA ligase, with amino-acid sequence MEKRRVSASTIVTRFAPSPTGFLHIGGARTALFNWLYARRHGGKFLLRIEDTDKARSTQAAIDAILDGMKWLGLDWDDDAYFQSKFAERHAEVAHQLLAAGHAYRCWMTAEELAAQREAAQAARRPFRIDSPWRDRDDGPEDQPFVVRLCAPREGAATVHDQVQGEVTVQNAEIDDFVLLRSDGTPTYMLAVVVDDHDMGVTHIIRGDDHLNNAFRQLGIIRAMGWPEPTYAHVPLIHGSDGAKLSKRHGALGVETYRDELGMLPESVFNYLLRLGWGHGDEEIIAREDAVRWFDLPQVGRSPSRFDMKKLENLNGHYLREADPRRLATLVDHRIEGALGRGLDASDIDLLAAAMPQLTPRAKDLNELTDGALFLFKPRPLVMDEKATALLEGAARDLLALVHAALAALGDWTAEATEQAVREVAEAEGVKLGQVAQPLRAALTGRATSPGIFDVLALLGRDESLARIADQMGKE; translated from the coding sequence TTGGAGAAGCGCCGCGTGAGCGCAAGCACCATCGTCACCCGGTTCGCGCCCTCGCCCACCGGCTTCCTACATATCGGCGGCGCGCGCACCGCCTTGTTCAACTGGCTCTACGCGCGCCGTCATGGCGGCAAATTCCTGCTGCGGATCGAGGACACCGACAAGGCGCGCTCCACCCAGGCGGCGATCGACGCGATCCTGGACGGCATGAAATGGCTCGGCCTCGACTGGGACGACGATGCGTATTTCCAGTCGAAATTCGCGGAGCGCCATGCCGAGGTCGCGCACCAGCTTCTCGCCGCCGGCCACGCCTATCGCTGCTGGATGACCGCCGAGGAGCTGGCCGCCCAGCGCGAGGCCGCGCAGGCGGCGCGGCGCCCGTTCCGGATCGACAGCCCCTGGCGCGACCGCGACGACGGGCCGGAGGACCAGCCCTTCGTCGTCCGCCTGTGCGCGCCGCGCGAGGGCGCCGCCACGGTCCACGACCAGGTGCAGGGCGAAGTCACCGTCCAGAATGCCGAGATCGACGATTTCGTGCTGCTCCGCTCGGACGGCACACCGACCTACATGCTCGCCGTCGTCGTCGACGATCACGACATGGGCGTCACCCACATCATCCGGGGCGATGATCATCTCAACAACGCCTTCCGCCAGCTCGGCATCATCCGGGCCATGGGCTGGCCGGAGCCGACCTATGCCCATGTTCCGCTGATCCACGGATCGGACGGCGCCAAGCTCTCCAAACGCCACGGTGCGCTGGGCGTCGAAACCTATCGCGACGAGCTCGGCATGTTGCCCGAATCCGTGTTCAACTATCTGCTGCGGCTCGGCTGGGGGCATGGCGACGAGGAGATCATCGCCCGCGAAGATGCCGTGCGCTGGTTCGATCTTCCGCAGGTGGGACGTTCGCCCTCGCGCTTCGACATGAAGAAGCTGGAAAATCTGAACGGCCATTATCTGCGCGAGGCCGATCCGCGCCGGCTCGCCACCTTGGTCGATCACAGGATCGAAGGCGCGCTGGGCCGCGGACTCGACGCCAGCGACATCGATCTGCTCGCCGCGGCGATGCCGCAGCTGACGCCGCGCGCCAAGGATCTCAACGAGTTGACGGATGGCGCTCTCTTCCTGTTCAAGCCGCGTCCGCTGGTCATGGACGAGAAGGCCACCGCTTTGCTAGAAGGCGCGGCGCGGGACCTGCTCGCCCTCGTCCATGCCGCGCTCGCCGCATTGGGGGACTGGACGGCCGAGGCGACGGAGCAGGCGGTGCGGGAGGTTGCCGAGGCCGAAGGCGTGAAGCTGGGCCAGGTGGCGCAGCCCTTGCGGGCGGCGCTGACCGGCCGGGCGACATCGCCGGGCATATTCGACGTATTGGCGCTGCTCGGGCGGGACGAAAGCCTCGCGCGGATCGCCGACCAAATGGGGAAGGAATAG
- a CDS encoding HAMP domain-containing histidine kinase produces the protein MSADADERPVTGRVDADGRLIAADPPLAALHERAGGREGGPLSVPQIAALARLARRLGITVSRAAIAADGDHDIDLWVRAAPEGDEIALSITGWAERAAQSGAPAIAPVREADFDRAQADWTWETDDTLRLTALPAAAATAIGRPAAELVGKQLTRLFRFLEGADGSLPILAALAGHTRFDGQVAELRAGRKGRYRLSGVPLIDGMGRFAGFRGTAFSLRAGEEETPVAPPPDNKAFGERLDAALRAPLADIVDNAERLRAQPDGPLRSDYAGYADDIATAGRHLLALVGDLVDLQAIERTDFTPEAEAIDLADIARRAAGLLAVRAADTKVRIDAPDADEMQPATGDFTRTLQILVNLIGNAVRYTPEGGQVWVRVEREGDLALVVVADQGKGIAPEDQERIFGKFERVDPTEPGGTGLGLYIARRLARAMGGDLGVDSAPGQGARFTLTLPAS, from the coding sequence ATGAGCGCCGATGCGGACGAGCGGCCGGTCACCGGCCGCGTCGATGCCGACGGGCGGCTGATCGCGGCCGATCCGCCGCTCGCCGCCTTGCACGAGCGCGCCGGCGGACGCGAAGGCGGTCCGCTATCGGTGCCGCAGATCGCCGCGCTGGCGCGGCTGGCCCGGCGGCTCGGCATCACCGTCTCGCGCGCCGCCATCGCCGCCGACGGCGATCACGACATCGACCTGTGGGTCCGCGCCGCGCCGGAAGGCGACGAGATCGCCCTGTCGATCACCGGCTGGGCCGAACGCGCAGCGCAGTCCGGAGCGCCGGCCATCGCACCGGTACGAGAGGCGGATTTCGATCGCGCCCAGGCGGACTGGACCTGGGAAACGGACGACACGCTGCGGCTGACCGCGCTGCCGGCGGCGGCCGCCACGGCGATCGGACGCCCGGCGGCCGAACTGGTCGGCAAGCAGCTCACCCGGCTGTTTCGTTTTCTGGAAGGCGCGGACGGCTCGCTTCCTATTCTCGCCGCGCTTGCGGGCCATACGCGCTTCGACGGCCAGGTCGCGGAGCTGCGGGCCGGGCGCAAGGGGCGCTACCGCCTGTCCGGCGTGCCGCTGATCGACGGCATGGGCCGCTTCGCGGGCTTTCGCGGCACTGCTTTCAGCCTGCGCGCCGGAGAGGAAGAGACGCCGGTAGCGCCGCCGCCGGATAACAAGGCGTTCGGCGAGCGACTGGACGCCGCCTTGCGCGCGCCGCTCGCCGATATCGTCGACAATGCCGAGCGGCTGCGCGCTCAGCCCGACGGGCCGCTGCGCAGCGACTATGCCGGCTATGCCGACGACATCGCGACCGCAGGGCGCCATCTGCTCGCTCTCGTCGGTGATCTGGTCGATCTCCAGGCCATCGAGCGCACCGATTTTACGCCCGAGGCGGAGGCGATCGACCTGGCCGATATCGCCCGACGTGCCGCCGGGCTGCTCGCCGTGCGCGCCGCCGACACCAAGGTGCGGATCGACGCGCCGGATGCGGACGAAATGCAGCCGGCCACCGGCGATTTCACCCGCACGCTCCAGATCCTCGTCAACCTGATCGGCAATGCGGTGCGTTACACACCGGAAGGTGGGCAGGTCTGGGTTCGGGTCGAACGGGAGGGCGATCTCGCCTTGGTCGTCGTCGCCGACCAGGGCAAGGGCATCGCGCCGGAGGATCAGGAGCGCATCTTCGGCAAGTTCGAGCGGGTGGACCCGACGGAACCGGGCGGCACCGGCCTCGGCCTCTACATCGCGCGGCGTCTCGCCCGGGCGATGGGCGGCGACCTCGGCGTGGACAGCGCGCCGGGGCAGGGCGCGCGCTTCACGCTGACATTGCCCGCAAGCTAG
- a CDS encoding GNAT family N-acetyltransferase — protein sequence MVDIAPLRADDRAEWEALARGYKDFYADPIPDEDYARTWALLMAGDKVLGLGARIDGRMAGFTHYLFHPHSWRGETCYLQDLFTAPDQRGKGVARALIDAVGTAARERGAAACYWLTKEDNLTARMLYDRVARFKGFLRYDYPLQ from the coding sequence ATGGTCGACATCGCGCCGTTGCGGGCGGACGACCGGGCCGAATGGGAGGCGCTGGCGCGCGGCTACAAGGACTTCTACGCCGATCCCATTCCGGACGAGGATTATGCGCGGACCTGGGCGTTGCTGATGGCGGGTGATAAGGTGCTTGGCCTCGGCGCGCGGATCGACGGGCGCATGGCGGGATTCACGCATTATCTCTTCCATCCGCACAGCTGGCGCGGCGAGACCTGCTATCTGCAGGACCTGTTCACCGCGCCGGACCAGCGTGGCAAGGGCGTGGCGCGGGCGCTGATCGACGCAGTCGGCACTGCCGCGCGCGAGCGGGGCGCGGCGGCCTGCTACTGGCTGACCAAGGAAGATAATCTGACGGCGCGCATGCTCTACGACCGGGTCGCGCGCTTCAAGGGCTTCCTGCGCTACGATTACCCGCTTCAGTAA
- a CDS encoding citrate synthase, with protein sequence MADKASFTIGDKSFDTPVMSGTVGPDVVDIRKLYGQADVFTYDPGFTSTASCRSEITYIDGDAGILLHRGYAIDDLAEHARFMEVAYLLLYGELPNQGELDDFTHTITRHTMLHEQLATFYRGFRRDAHPMAIMCGVVGALSAFYHDSTDITDPKQRIIASHRLIAKMPTIAAMAYKYSIGQPFMYPQNDLSYTGNFLRMTFGVPAEPYDVNPVIENAMRRIFILHADHEQNASTSTVRLAGSSGANPFACIAAGIACLWGPAHGGANEAALNMLREIGRPERIPEYIARAKDKEDPFRLMGFGHRVYKNFDPRAKVMQKTATEVLDDLGISDPVLDTARELERIALSDDYFIEKKLYPNVDFYSGVILNAIGFPTTMFTALFALARTVGWVAQWNEMIADPEQKIGRPRQLYTGPAQREFVPVEKR encoded by the coding sequence ATGGCGGACAAGGCCAGCTTCACGATCGGCGACAAGAGCTTCGACACGCCGGTCATGTCCGGAACGGTCGGTCCCGACGTCGTCGACATCCGCAAGCTTTACGGCCAGGCCGACGTCTTCACCTACGATCCCGGCTTCACCTCGACGGCCTCCTGCCGCTCGGAAATCACCTATATCGACGGCGATGCCGGCATCCTGCTCCATCGCGGCTATGCGATCGACGATCTGGCCGAACATGCCCGCTTCATGGAAGTCGCCTATCTTCTGCTCTACGGCGAATTACCGAACCAGGGCGAGCTCGACGATTTCACCCATACGATCACCCGCCACACCATGCTGCACGAGCAGCTCGCGACCTTCTATCGCGGCTTCCGGCGCGACGCGCATCCGATGGCGATCATGTGCGGCGTGGTCGGCGCGCTTTCCGCCTTCTACCACGATTCGACCGACATCACCGATCCCAAGCAGCGGATCATCGCCTCGCACCGGTTGATCGCGAAGATGCCGACGATCGCGGCGATGGCCTACAAATATTCGATCGGCCAGCCGTTCATGTATCCGCAGAACGACCTCAGCTACACCGGCAATTTCCTGCGCATGACCTTCGGCGTCCCGGCCGAGCCTTATGATGTCAATCCGGTGATCGAGAATGCGATGCGGCGCATCTTCATCCTTCACGCCGATCACGAGCAGAACGCGTCCACCTCGACGGTGCGCCTCGCCGGCTCCTCGGGTGCCAATCCCTTCGCCTGCATCGCCGCCGGCATCGCCTGCCTGTGGGGTCCGGCCCATGGCGGCGCGAACGAGGCCGCGCTCAACATGTTGCGCGAAATCGGCCGGCCGGAGCGGATTCCGGAATATATCGCCCGCGCGAAGGACAAGGAGGATCCGTTCCGCCTGATGGGCTTCGGCCACCGGGTCTACAAGAATTTCGATCCGCGCGCGAAGGTTATGCAGAAGACGGCGACCGAGGTGCTCGACGATCTCGGCATCTCCGATCCCGTCCTCGACACCGCCCGCGAGCTCGAGCGGATCGCGCTCAGCGACGATTATTTCATCGAGAAGAAGCTCTATCCGAACGTCGATTTCTATTCGGGCGTGATCCTCAATGCGATCGGCTTCCCGACGACGATGTTCACCGCCCTCTTCGCGCTCGCCCGCACCGTTGGCTGGGTCGCGCAGTGGAACGAGATGATCGCCGATCCGGAGCAGAAGATCGGACGCCCGCGCCAGCTTTATACCGGCCCCGCCCAGCGCGAATTCGTGCCGGTGGAGAAGCGCTGA
- a CDS encoding NYN domain-containing protein, whose amino-acid sequence MADDNSNRARNVALLIDADNASPDSLDPVLTVLAELGTVNVRRAYGNWQKPALKGWAAMTHRHAIEPQQQFDVTKGKSATDMKMVIDAMDLLYRGHVQGFGIMSSDSDFMPLAMRIRQDGVPVYGFGTTKTPESFRQACTRFIDVSALPRGEQPAETAANKHNEIDPAVVQVLGEAWRNAKRDERGFASLSEVGKLAGNRSSFDARSYGFSRLAEMIEAIPNFQVERREGGAAYVKRLR is encoded by the coding sequence ATGGCCGACGACAATTCGAACCGGGCGCGCAACGTCGCGCTGCTGATCGACGCGGACAATGCCTCGCCCGATTCGCTCGATCCGGTGCTGACCGTGCTGGCCGAGCTCGGCACGGTGAATGTGCGGCGCGCCTACGGGAACTGGCAGAAGCCCGCATTGAAGGGCTGGGCAGCGATGACGCACCGCCACGCGATCGAGCCGCAGCAGCAGTTCGACGTGACCAAGGGCAAGAGCGCGACCGACATGAAGATGGTGATCGACGCGATGGATCTTCTCTATCGCGGCCATGTGCAGGGCTTCGGCATCATGTCGAGCGACAGCGATTTCATGCCGCTGGCGATGCGCATCCGCCAGGACGGCGTACCGGTCTACGGTTTCGGCACCACCAAGACGCCGGAAAGCTTCCGCCAGGCCTGCACCCGCTTCATCGACGTCTCCGCCTTGCCGCGCGGCGAGCAACCGGCCGAGACGGCGGCGAACAAGCATAACGAGATCGACCCTGCCGTGGTCCAGGTGCTCGGCGAAGCCTGGCGCAACGCCAAGCGGGACGAGCGCGGCTTCGCCAGCCTTTCCGAAGTCGGCAAGCTGGCCGGCAACCGCTCCTCCTTCGACGCGCGCAGCTACGGCTTCTCGCGGCTGGCCGAGATGATCGAGGCCATCCCCAATTTCCAGGTCGAACGGCGCGAGGGCGGCGCCGCCTATGTGAAGCGGCTGCGCTGA
- a CDS encoding GFA family protein: MHRGSCLCGAVAFTVAHALPPSIACHCRQCRRQSGHYWISTDVARDALTIADDADKLTWFQSSERVRRGFCAQCGSSLFWDAAGREKIAVAMGAFDAPTDTKLALHIFVAEKGDYYDITDGLPQNER, from the coding sequence ATGCACCGGGGCAGCTGTCTCTGCGGCGCGGTTGCGTTCACCGTCGCGCACGCTTTGCCTCCCTCCATTGCCTGTCATTGCCGGCAGTGCCGCCGCCAATCCGGTCATTACTGGATTTCGACGGACGTCGCGCGCGATGCGCTGACCATCGCAGACGACGCGGACAAGCTGACCTGGTTCCAGTCGTCGGAGCGCGTCCGGCGCGGCTTTTGCGCGCAATGCGGCTCGTCGCTGTTCTGGGACGCGGCCGGACGGGAGAAGATCGCGGTCGCGATGGGCGCGTTCGATGCGCCAACGGACACGAAGCTCGCCCTGCATATCTTCGTCGCCGAGAAAGGCGATTATTACGATATCACGGACGGCCTGCCGCAGAACGAAAGATAG
- a CDS encoding DUF2336 domain-containing protein, with protein sequence MAEPGATTQGKRSDAARLLLAAARERFAVAATDLLLPDRARLTEWQRLTASSLLSRLVVSIEDDLRTRLARRFADQDALHAALSSAHVPIALPILERAQALRDAELTTILVRRVEEHRFWQAGAPGGADDYLFQLVRDVDEALAAEAMELVIARSRRFDRFQEPVLAQVELPAEMQHKLVWIVAAALRHYIVQHHHALAVDAAVEEAASAAIAGYDEGATLEARALQLVRHMHRTGRLDGDALARMIEGGMLPVFLAGLATLCGLDLAAAWEVLSDPRGRGPALLLRGGGVDRQDAARILLALNARGPLLSGAEGDAAASQLELYDTMDRPSAQEVLRLWQAHPAYRASVARLSTRARTGEAA encoded by the coding sequence ATGGCCGAGCCCGGAGCGACGACGCAGGGAAAACGGAGCGACGCCGCGCGCCTGTTGCTGGCCGCGGCGCGCGAGCGCTTTGCCGTGGCCGCGACCGATCTGCTGCTGCCAGATCGCGCCCGGCTGACCGAATGGCAACGGCTCACCGCCTCCTCCCTGCTCAGCCGCCTCGTCGTCTCGATCGAGGACGACTTGCGGACGCGCCTCGCCCGGCGCTTTGCGGATCAGGACGCGCTCCATGCCGCTCTGTCCTCCGCCCATGTCCCGATTGCCCTGCCGATCCTGGAACGCGCCCAGGCGCTGCGCGATGCCGAGCTGACCACGATCCTGGTCCGCCGGGTCGAGGAGCACCGTTTCTGGCAGGCCGGCGCACCGGGCGGCGCCGACGATTATCTCTTCCAACTCGTGCGCGATGTCGACGAGGCGCTGGCCGCCGAAGCGATGGAGCTGGTCATCGCGCGCAGCCGCCGTTTCGACCGGTTCCAGGAACCGGTGCTCGCTCAGGTCGAGCTGCCCGCCGAGATGCAGCACAAGCTGGTCTGGATCGTCGCCGCCGCCCTGCGGCACTACATCGTCCAGCACCATCACGCGCTGGCCGTGGATGCCGCCGTCGAGGAGGCGGCGAGCGCCGCGATCGCCGGCTATGACGAGGGCGCCACGCTGGAGGCGCGGGCGCTGCAGCTCGTCCGCCACATGCACAGGACCGGGCGGCTCGACGGCGACGCGCTGGCGCGGATGATCGAAGGCGGCATGCTGCCCGTCTTTCTCGCCGGCCTCGCCACCCTGTGCGGCCTCGATCTGGCCGCCGCCTGGGAAGTGCTGTCCGATCCGCGCGGACGGGGTCCCGCCTTGCTGCTGCGCGGCGGCGGCGTGGACCGGCAGGACGCCGCGCGCATCCTGCTCGCGCTCAATGCGCGTGGGCCGTTGCTGTCCGGCGCGGAGGGCGATGCCGCCGCGTCGCAGCTCGAGCTTTACGACACGATGGACCGGCCTTCCGCGCAGGAGGTTCTGCGGCTGTGGCAGGCACATCCCGCCTATCGCGCCAGCGTCGCGCGCCTGTCCACCCGGGCGCGGACGGGAGAGGCGGCATGA